Proteins from one Camelina sativa cultivar DH55 chromosome 8, Cs, whole genome shotgun sequence genomic window:
- the LOC104706079 gene encoding peroxidase 57-like isoform X1 encodes MMKFSSLFVLFFIFPIAFAQLRVKFYSRSCPQAETIVRNLVRQRFGVDPTVTAALLRMHFHDCFVRGCDASLLIDSTNSEKAAGPNGSVREFDLIDRIKAQLEAACPSTVSCADIVTLATRDSVALAGGPSYSIPTGRRDGRVSNNVDVALPGPTISVSGAVSFFTNKGLNTFDAVALLGAHTVGQGNCGLFSDRITNFQGTGRPDSSMDPALVTSLRNTCRNSASAALDQSTPLRFDNQFFKQIRRRRGVLQVDQRLASDPQTRGIVARYANNNAFFKRQFVRAMVKMGAVDVLTGRNGEIRRNCRRFN; translated from the exons atgatgaagttttcttctctttttgtgcttttctttattttcccgATCGCGTTTGCTCAACTGAGAGTCAAGTTTTATAGCCGGTCATGCCCACAAGCTGAGACTATCGTACGCAATCTGGTGCGCCAACGGTTTGGTGTTGACCCAACCGTCACTGCCGCTTTGCTCCGTATGCATTTCCACGACTGTTTCGTCAGG GGTTGTGACGCTTCTCTTCTCATTGACTCAACCAATTCCGAGAAAGCTGCTGGACCAAACGGAAGCGTCAGAGAATTTGACCTGATCGACCGGATCAAGGCTCAGCTAGAGGCTGCATGCCCCTCTACAGTCTCATGTGCCGACATCGTCACATTAGCTACACGTGACTCGGTGGCCTTAGCCGGAGGCCCAAGCTACAGTATCCCCACAGGAAGGCGCGACGGTAGGGTCTCGAACAATGTGGACGTGGCATTACCTG GTCCAACAATCTCAGTCTCAGGAGCCGTGAGTTTCTTCACCAACAAAGGGTTGAACACGTTCGATGCTGTGGCTCTTTTGGGTGCACATACCGTTGGTCAGGGAAACTGTGGTCTCTTCAGCGACCGAATCACTAATTTCCAAGGAACCGGACGACCCGATTCATCCATGGACCCTGCTTTAGTTACCAG CCTAAGAAACACATGCAGAAATAGCGCATCAGCGGCCCTAGACCAGTCGACTCCATTGAGATTCGACAACCAGTTCTTCAAGCAGATCCGTAGAAGAAGAGGAGTGTTGCAGGTTGACCAACGGCTCGCAAGTGACCCACAGACTCGTGGCATTGTGGCTAGGTACGCTAACAACAACGCCTTCTTCAAGCGTCAGTTCGTTAGAGCAATGGTGAAGATGGGAGCCGTTGATGTGCTTACTGGCCGTAACGGTGAGATCAGGAGGAACTGTAGAAGATTCAACTGA
- the LOC104706079 gene encoding peroxidase 57-like isoform X2 codes for MMKFSSLFVLFFIFPIAFAQLRVKFYSRSCPQAETIVRNLVRQRFGVDPTVTAALLRMHFHDCFVRGCDASLLIDSTNSEKAAGPNGSVREFDLIDRIKAQLEAACPSTVSCADIVTLATRDSVALAGGPSYSIPTGRRDGRVSNNVDVALPGPTISVSGAVSFFTNKGLNTFDAVALLGAHTVGQGNCGLFSDRITNFQGTGRPDSSMDPALVTSLRNTCRNSASAALDQSTPLRFDNQFFKQIRRRRGVLQVDQRLASDPQTRGIVARYANNNAFFKRQFVRAMVKMGAVDVLTGRNGEIRRNCRRFN; via the exons atgatgaagttttcttctctttttgtgcttttctttattttcccgATCGCGTTTGCTCAACTGAGAGTCAAGTTTTATAGCCGGTCATGCCCACAAGCTGAGACTATCGTACGCAATCTGGTGCGCCAACGGTTTGGTGTTGACCCAACCGTCACTGCCGCTTTGCTCCGTATGCATTTCCACGACTGTTTCGTCAGG GGTTGTGACGCTTCTCTTCTCATTGACTCAACCAATTCCGAGAAAGCTGCTGGACCAAACGGAAGCGTCAGAGAATTTGACCTGATCGACCGGATCAAGGCTCAGCTAGAGGCTGCATGCCCCTCTACAGTCTCATGTGCCGACATCGTCACATTAGCTACACGTGACTCGGTGGCCTTAGCCGGAGGCCCAAGCTACAGTATCCCCACAGGAAGGCGCGACGGTAGGGTCTCGAACAATGTGGACGTGGCATTACCTGGTCCAACAATCTCAGTCTCCGGAGCCGTGAGTTTCTTCACCAACAAAGGGTTGAACACGTTCGATGCTGTGGCTCTTTTGGGTGCACATACCGTTGGTCAGGGAAACTGTGGTCTCTTCAGCGACCGAATCACTAATTTCCAAGGAACCGGACGACCCGATTCATCCATGGACCCTGCTTTAGTTACCAG CCTAAGAAACACATGCAGAAATAGCGCATCAGCGGCCCTAGACCAGTCGACTCCATTGAGATTCGACAACCAGTTCTTCAAGCAGATCCGTAGAAGAAGAGGAGTGTTGCAGGTTGACCAACGGCTCGCAAGTGACCCACAGACTCGTGGCATTGTGGCTAGGTACGCTAACAACAACGCCTTCTTCAAGCGTCAGTTCGTTAGAGCAATGGTGAAGATGGGAGCCGTTGATGTGCTTACTGGCCGTAACGGTGAGATCAGGAGGAACTGTAGAAGATTCAACTGA
- the LOC109125885 gene encoding probable aldo-keto reductase 3, translated as MASKHGFEVLVQGLGCMGLTGHYGAFDTSVMYGPETKEVLLGKDGVREKMALATKFGISSVEGKRGIKGDPAYVRAAYEASFKRLDVACIDLYYQHRVDTLMSLSKSL; from the exons ATGGCTTCGAAGCATGGCTTCGAAGTATTGGTGCAAGGACTTGGTTGCATGGGCCTAACCGGTCATTATGGTGCTTTTGACACCTCCGTTATGTATGGCCCTGAGACAAAGGAAGTTCTCCTCGGAAAG GATGGGGTGAGGGAGAAGATGGCGCTTGCGACCAAATTTGGAATCAGTTCTGTAGAGGGGAAGAGAGGGATAAAGGGAGATCCTGCTTATGTTAGGGCTGCTTATGAGGCTAGTTTTAAGCGGCTAGATGTTGCATGTATTGATCTTTATTATCAGCATCGTGTAGATACTCTCATGTCCCTATCGAAATCACTGTAA